The Thermococcus stetteri genome has a segment encoding these proteins:
- a CDS encoding zinc ribbon domain-containing protein, producing the protein RIVVGYPKGIARNSDKGRKQNFILSHVWRFNTVIQRLKEVAEEYGVQVLVVNEAFTSQTCPLCGQRHPNGRIFRGLFKCHREGVVMNADLVGAFNILKKVVKTITPSLPALAGGRGNWPETRPEGSKTRFSLGLNGTPQTFPSLARG; encoded by the coding sequence CAAGGATTGTTGTTGGCTATCCTAAAGGAATTGCCAGAAACTCTGATAAGGGCAGGAAGCAGAATTTCATCCTCTCTCACGTCTGGCGGTTCAATACTGTGATTCAAAGGCTGAAGGAAGTGGCTGAGGAGTATGGTGTTCAGGTTTTGGTGGTTAATGAGGCTTTCACTTCTCAGACTTGCCCTCTCTGTGGCCAACGCCACCCTAATGGAAGAATTTTTAGAGGTTTGTTTAAGTGCCACAGGGAGGGCGTTGTCATGAATGCGGATTTAGTTGGAGCTTTTAACATTTTGAAGAAGGTTGTCAAAACCATAACCCCAAGCCTCCCCGCTCTTGCGGGGGGTAGGGGTAATTGGCCGGAGACCCGGCCAGAGGGGTCGAAGACCCGCTTTAGTTTGGGTCTGAATGGAACCCCTCAAACCTTCCCGTCATTGGCGAGGGGTTAA